The following nucleotide sequence is from Pseudomonadota bacterium.
ATATCTTTTTTGCTGATCTTCATTGTCCGGGAGGTACTTCTGATTTTTTGCTGATCTTCATTGTCCGGGAGGTACTTCTGATAATCCTTCAAAGTCGAGCTGCACGTAGCGCAACCTGTTACGATATAATCTACATCTTTAAATGCTTTAATGTTTTTTTCTGCAAGCATCCTGCCTGTCTCAAAATCACCGCTGAAGTAAATGGCAGCACCGCAGCAGTTCTGACTTTCGGGAACAACCACTTCAAT
It contains:
- a CDS encoding heterodisulfide reductase-related iron-sulfur binding cluster encodes the protein LKALGQGRNIPALADKFLRDMVKPVYKPQNGQAAKMKVGFFMGCAMDFIYPELGLKIIDFLTKKGIEVVVPESQNCCGAAIYFSGDFETGRMLAEKNIKAFKDVDYIVTGCATCSSTLKDYQKYLPDNEDQQKIRSTSRTMKISKKDMKNLKRR